The following coding sequences lie in one Frondihabitans peucedani genomic window:
- a CDS encoding MarR family transcriptional regulator, which translates to MTTDEAPEGAAAAVPDDRLSALLLAFRSLLLEHNRVVIHQSEALSMGATDIRALAYLWSVHGDTTPKQVAEFLELSTGATTSLVDRLVASGSLVRLAHPTDRRSVLLRLTPEGIDAVTSLTEVYRGALAKAIPEGSYDEIAGVFRGIATALGTASAPPPETDHPAG; encoded by the coding sequence ATGACGACTGACGAAGCCCCCGAGGGTGCTGCCGCAGCCGTTCCCGACGACCGTCTGAGCGCTCTCCTGCTGGCCTTCCGGAGCCTCCTCCTCGAGCACAACCGGGTCGTCATCCACCAGAGCGAGGCCCTGTCCATGGGCGCCACCGACATCCGAGCGCTCGCCTACCTGTGGAGCGTCCACGGCGACACCACGCCCAAGCAGGTGGCGGAGTTCCTCGAGCTGTCGACCGGTGCCACGACGAGCCTCGTCGACCGCCTCGTGGCGTCCGGCTCGCTCGTGCGCCTGGCCCACCCGACTGATCGGCGGAGCGTCCTGCTGCGGCTCACCCCCGAGGGGATCGACGCGGTCACGAGCCTCACGGAGGTCTACCGGGGCGCGCTCGCGAAGGCGATCCCGGAGGGGTCGTACGACGAGATCGCCGGGGTGTTCCGCGGCATCGCCACAGCGCTCGGCACCGCCTCCGCACCCCCACCCGAGACGGATCACCCGGCCGGATGA
- a CDS encoding DEAD/DEAH box helicase has protein sequence MPPYDKSASARPSYDRSAPKAGSKSPKHRGYRPDAEGAPAKKRWDAADRDARGDNRRGDAGRTESRGGQRPNWEPRKAGGSNPRFGGSPADRDARNGARGAERGGDRYDRSDRGARDDRPARGYDRDARPARDDRGARDDRGARDDRPVRDSRFARPARSIDRADRAARGYDRPARDDRGGRYDRPARDDRGGRDDRAPRFDRNDRNDRPARGYDRDARPARGVDRDERGNRPARDDRPARSFDRDARPALNDRFDGSTRGDRTERPARSYDRDDRSGRPSRDDRPARSFDRNDRNDRPARSFDRDDRAPRRDRDDRGSDFYPKRDTRFTPDDDVKLEKLQAEVVTASDVADKTWGDLGLGDNLTRQLIAMGAPAPFPIQAATIPDVIAGKDVLGRGRTGSGKTIAFGAPLAEKLLEHGGAKDRKMGRKPRALILAPTRELAMQIDNTVQPIARSVGLFTTQIYGGVPQQRQVHSLQRGVDIVIGTPGRIEDLIDQGRLDLSEVTVTVLDEADHMCDLGFLEPVQRILRETATVTRHGKRAQKLLFSATLDKGVAKLVDEFLTDPAVHEVAGEDQASSTIDHRVLLIEQRDKGAIIEQLAQGAGKTLVFARTRAFAEQLADQLEDAGIRSTSLHGDLNQSRRTRNLELLTSGRVNVLVATDVAARGIHVDDIELVIQADAPDEYKTYMHRSGRTGRAGKEGTVVTLITRARRRRMEELLDRAEISAKMVEARPGDKLIDQLAGV, from the coding sequence ATGCCCCCCTACGACAAGTCCGCGTCCGCGCGCCCCAGCTACGACCGATCCGCTCCGAAGGCAGGATCGAAGAGCCCCAAGCACCGCGGGTACCGTCCCGACGCCGAGGGCGCACCCGCCAAGAAGCGCTGGGACGCTGCCGACCGCGACGCCCGCGGCGACAACCGTCGCGGCGACGCCGGCCGCACCGAGTCCCGCGGCGGCCAGCGCCCCAACTGGGAGCCCCGCAAGGCCGGCGGCTCGAACCCCCGCTTCGGCGGCAGCCCCGCCGACCGCGACGCCCGCAACGGCGCCCGCGGAGCCGAGCGCGGCGGCGACCGCTACGACCGCTCCGACCGGGGCGCTCGCGACGACCGCCCGGCGCGCGGCTACGACCGCGACGCCCGCCCGGCTCGTGACGACCGCGGTGCTCGCGACGATCGCGGCGCTCGCGACGACCGTCCGGTCCGTGACTCGCGCTTCGCTCGCCCCGCACGCTCCATCGACCGGGCCGACCGCGCCGCCCGCGGCTACGACCGTCCGGCGCGCGACGACCGCGGTGGGCGCTACGACCGTCCGGCGCGTGACGACCGCGGTGGGCGCGACGACCGCGCACCCCGTTTCGACCGCAACGACCGCAACGACCGTCCGGCCCGGGGCTACGACCGCGACGCCCGCCCGGCTCGCGGCGTCGATCGCGACGAGCGCGGCAACCGCCCGGCCCGCGACGACCGCCCCGCGCGCTCGTTCGACCGCGACGCCCGCCCCGCGCTCAACGACCGCTTCGACGGCAGCACCCGCGGCGACCGCACCGAGCGTCCGGCTCGCTCGTACGACCGCGACGACCGCTCCGGGCGCCCCTCGCGCGACGACCGTCCCGCTCGCTCGTTCGACCGCAACGACCGCAACGACCGTCCGGCCCGCTCCTTCGACCGCGACGACCGCGCTCCCCGCCGCGACCGCGACGACCGCGGCAGCGACTTCTACCCGAAGCGCGACACGCGCTTCACCCCCGATGACGACGTCAAGCTGGAGAAGCTCCAGGCCGAGGTCGTGACGGCCAGCGACGTCGCCGACAAGACCTGGGGCGACCTGGGCCTCGGCGACAACCTCACGCGCCAGCTGATCGCGATGGGCGCGCCGGCGCCGTTCCCGATCCAGGCAGCGACCATCCCCGACGTGATCGCGGGCAAGGACGTCCTGGGCCGCGGCCGCACCGGCTCCGGCAAGACCATCGCCTTCGGTGCCCCGCTCGCCGAGAAGCTCCTCGAGCACGGTGGCGCGAAGGACCGCAAGATGGGCCGCAAGCCCCGCGCGCTGATCCTGGCCCCCACTCGCGAGCTCGCGATGCAGATCGACAACACGGTGCAGCCCATCGCCCGCTCCGTCGGTCTCTTCACCACGCAGATCTACGGCGGCGTGCCGCAGCAGCGTCAGGTGCACTCCCTCCAGCGCGGCGTCGACATCGTCATCGGCACGCCGGGCCGCATCGAAGACCTCATCGACCAGGGGCGGCTCGACCTCAGCGAGGTCACCGTCACCGTGCTCGACGAGGCCGACCACATGTGCGACCTGGGCTTCCTCGAGCCGGTCCAGCGCATCCTGCGCGAGACCGCGACCGTGACCCGTCACGGCAAGCGCGCCCAGAAGCTGCTCTTCAGCGCCACCCTCGACAAGGGCGTGGCGAAGCTGGTCGACGAGTTCCTCACCGATCCTGCCGTCCACGAGGTCGCCGGTGAAGACCAGGCCTCGTCGACGATCGACCACCGCGTGCTCCTCATCGAGCAGCGCGACAAGGGCGCCATCATCGAGCAGCTCGCTCAGGGCGCCGGCAAGACCCTGGTCTTCGCCCGCACCCGCGCCTTCGCGGAGCAGCTCGCCGACCAGCTCGAAGACGCGGGCATCCGCTCGACGAGCCTCCACGGCGACCTCAACCAGTCGCGCCGCACGCGCAACCTCGAGCTGCTCACCTCGGGTCGCGTCAACGTGCTCGTCGCCACCGACGTCGCCGCCCGCGGCATCCACGTCGACGACATCGAGCTGGTCATCCAGGCCGACGCCCCCGACGAGTACAAGACCTACATGCACCGCTCGGGCCGCACGGGCCGCGCCGGCAAGGAGGGCACCGTCGTCACGCTGATCACGCGTGCCCGTCGTCGCCGCATGGAGGAGCTCCTCGACCGCGCCGAGATCTCGGCCAAGATGGTCGAGGCCCGCCCCGGCGACAAGCTGATCGACCAGCTCGCCGGCGTGTAG
- a CDS encoding mycothiol transferase → MTPAELLRDSFSRIPAIIDRATDDLDAQQLAARPGPGTNTIAWLAWHTARGQDVQVAALAGTDQVWTSDGWYERFELPFGPDEMGYGMSAGDVARVVATADLLTGYLEAVTARTSEYLGGVSESDLDDVVDEDWNPPVTRGARLNSILGDCLQHAGQASYARGILERL, encoded by the coding sequence ATGACGCCCGCCGAACTCCTCCGCGACTCCTTCTCCCGCATCCCCGCGATCATCGACCGCGCGACCGACGACCTCGACGCCCAGCAGCTCGCGGCCCGGCCGGGGCCCGGCACCAACACCATCGCCTGGCTCGCCTGGCACACCGCTCGAGGGCAGGACGTCCAGGTGGCGGCCCTTGCGGGCACCGACCAGGTGTGGACGTCCGACGGGTGGTACGAGCGCTTCGAGCTCCCCTTCGGTCCGGACGAGATGGGCTACGGCATGAGCGCCGGCGACGTGGCGCGCGTGGTCGCCACCGCCGATCTGCTGACCGGCTACCTCGAGGCGGTGACCGCGCGGACCAGCGAGTACCTCGGCGGCGTCTCCGAGTCGGACCTCGACGACGTGGTCGACGAGGACTGGAACCCGCCCGTCACGCGCGGCGCCCGCCTGAACAGCATCCTCGGCGACTGCCTGCAGCACGCCGGCCAGGCGAGCTACGCGCGGGGCATCCTCGAGCGGCTCTGA